The genomic DNA TCGCCGGGTCTGTTTGGAGCCACTCTGCGTCGCCTGCGCAGGATAACAGGCGTGTAAAGGAACCCTCCTGCGCGAGGCGAATATATCTCCATTACAGACACAGGAGACCTTCCTATGGAGGACATCATCATCGCCTGCAACGTATACAGCTACGGCAAATACCGTCAGCGGGCGTTTGAACACATGAAAGCCACTGGTATCCGTTACGCCGAGGTGAGTATCGGCAAGCCGGGGGACGCCGACGAGTGGCTCAGACAGATAGAGCCGTACGACCTGCGCATTTCCAGTGTGATATGCCCCTGTGATGTCTCTTCGGATGAGGGCGCAGAGGGCTTTGCCGGCATCGCAGAAGCGGTGCGAAGAATGGGAGCGCATATCGCCTTTGTGAGTGTGCACGCAGGGGAAATACCGCTGACCGATGTATACCGCCGCGTTCGCCGGATGGGCGACATCGCCGCGCAACTGGGCGTGAAAGTGGCAATGGAGACGCACCCCGACCTTATCACCAACGGCGATGTGGCATCGCAGACTATGCGGGCGATTGCCCATCCGAACGTGGGTATCAACTTCGACACTGCCAATATCTACTACTACAACGAAGGCACGGACTCGGTGACCGAGCTCCGCAAGGTGCTTGACCATGTATTCAGCGTGCATCTGAAAGACACCAACGGTAAGCCACGCACGTGGTACTTTCCCACGCTGGGGCAGGGTGCGGTGGACTTTCCCGAAATCTTCCGCCTGCTGCTGGACAGAGGCTTTTGTGGCCCGTTCACGATGGAGCTGGAAGGAATCGAGGGCGAAAACCTGACCGAAGAGCAACAGCTGCAGCGCGTGGCGCAATCCTTTGACTACGCGCGCGGTATTGTGGAACGGTGGAAGGCAAACCGTTGATACAGTATCTGAGCTTCGATCGGGTTGCTGACGACTACGACGCCACCCGCTTCTTGCCGGAGACCGTACTCGAGGCGGTGGTGGAGCGGATGGTCTCCACAGCCTCTCTGGGCGGTGAGGACTGGTTTCTGGACGCAGGGGTGGGCACCGGGCGTTTCGCCCTGCCGATGGCGCGGCGCGGAGTGAACGTGCTGGGAGTGGATGTCGCCCGCAACATGATGCGCCGTCTGCTCCAGAAGCACCCTCCTGCCAACCTGTATGTGGCACGGGCGGACCTGAGACGGCTGCCCGTGCGGTCGCGCTTCATCTCGGCGGTGCTGGTGGCGCACGTATTGCATTTGATTGCGGACTGGCGATGGGTGCTTCTGGAATGCCAGCGTGTGCTGCGACAGAACGGTGTGCTGTTTCTGCTTTACGAGAGCGGCAAGCGTTTTCCAACACGAGAATACTACATCCACCTGGCGGGCGAGCGTGGACTGTTGCGCCCCACGCTGG from Bacillota bacterium includes the following:
- a CDS encoding sugar phosphate isomerase/epimerase, yielding MEDIIIACNVYSYGKYRQRAFEHMKATGIRYAEVSIGKPGDADEWLRQIEPYDLRISSVICPCDVSSDEGAEGFAGIAEAVRRMGAHIAFVSVHAGEIPLTDVYRRVRRMGDIAAQLGVKVAMETHPDLITNGDVASQTMRAIAHPNVGINFDTANIYYYNEGTDSVTELRKVLDHVFSVHLKDTNGKPRTWYFPTLGQGAVDFPEIFRLLLDRGFCGPFTMELEGIEGENLTEEQQLQRVAQSFDYARGIVERWKANR
- a CDS encoding class I SAM-dependent methyltransferase, with the translated sequence MIQYLSFDRVADDYDATRFLPETVLEAVVERMVSTASLGGEDWFLDAGVGTGRFALPMARRGVNVLGVDVARNMMRRLLQKHPPANLYVARADLRRLPVRSRFISAVLVAHVLHLIADWRWVLLECQRVLRQNGVLFLLYESGKRFPTREYYIHLAGERGLLRPTLGAQSTDEVLEFVRVLGGAVTLIEHPSLQWLARRTHREVLQELDKRTYSQLWDITDEAHHELMEQTRRYVREQFGSEDEVYTTEAFVKLYAVRF